From one Mya arenaria isolate MELC-2E11 chromosome 4, ASM2691426v1 genomic stretch:
- the LOC128231598 gene encoding dynein light chain Tctex-type 5-B-like isoform X1 gives MSYGSISMKTSMSANERLTIQALKDHDKVHPKMSASGATPVKEPHGPTKAASSRISVSSRRSHTSGEQTSSRSDKNSHPPTKLNYFKFVLATKAWRQQAKDRSIRSEKLSKPVVKYENTYKTEPEDGQLFAPGRVEQMIKETLEHRLKTVKYSSDKSRIIATELTADIKSKVKAMGFPRYKIVCNIIITENKRQGLEVASRCIWNQQTDNFASYTYRNASLIAIANVHGVYFE, from the exons ATGAGTTACGGGAGTATTTCTATGAAG ACGAGCATGTCTGCCAACGAGCGGTTGACGATCCAGGCGCTTAAGGATCATGACAAAGTCCACCCCAAAATGTCGGCTTCCGGTGCAACTCCGGTAAAAGAG CCACACGGTCCTACAAAAGCAGCG AGTTCCCGCATTTCCGTATCGTCCCGTCGGAGCCACACGAGCGGCGAGCAGACGTCCTCTCGATCCGACAAAAACAGCCACCCGCCCACCAAACTCAACTACTTCAAGTTCGTTCTAGCGACCAAAGCATGGCGTCAACAGGCCAAGGACCGGAGTATACGGAGTGAGAAACTATCAAAGCCGGTGGTTAAATACGAAAACACGTATAAAACTGAACCGGAAGATGGACAATTGTTTGCCCCGGGACGGGTGGAGCAAATGATAAAAGAAACGCTCGAACACAGGCTGAAAACTGTTAAATACAGCTCGGATAAGTCTAGAATCATTGCCACAGAGCTCACCGCAGATATTAAAAGCAAGGTGAAAGCAATGGGCTTCCCGCGGTATAAAATCGTGTGTAACATTATTATCACAGAAAACAAGCGGCAGGGACTTGAAGTGGCCAGTAGATGTATTTGGAACCAACAGACGGACAACTTTGCTTCCTATACCTACAGAAACGCAAGCTTAATTGCAATAGCTAATGTGCACGGAGTCTACTTTGAATGA
- the LOC128231598 gene encoding dynein light chain Tctex-type protein 2B-like isoform X2 produces MSYGSISMKTSMSANERLTIQALKDHDKVHPKMSASGATPVKESSRISVSSRRSHTSGEQTSSRSDKNSHPPTKLNYFKFVLATKAWRQQAKDRSIRSEKLSKPVVKYENTYKTEPEDGQLFAPGRVEQMIKETLEHRLKTVKYSSDKSRIIATELTADIKSKVKAMGFPRYKIVCNIIITENKRQGLEVASRCIWNQQTDNFASYTYRNASLIAIANVHGVYFE; encoded by the exons ATGAGTTACGGGAGTATTTCTATGAAG ACGAGCATGTCTGCCAACGAGCGGTTGACGATCCAGGCGCTTAAGGATCATGACAAAGTCCACCCCAAAATGTCGGCTTCCGGTGCAACTCCGGTAAAAGAG AGTTCCCGCATTTCCGTATCGTCCCGTCGGAGCCACACGAGCGGCGAGCAGACGTCCTCTCGATCCGACAAAAACAGCCACCCGCCCACCAAACTCAACTACTTCAAGTTCGTTCTAGCGACCAAAGCATGGCGTCAACAGGCCAAGGACCGGAGTATACGGAGTGAGAAACTATCAAAGCCGGTGGTTAAATACGAAAACACGTATAAAACTGAACCGGAAGATGGACAATTGTTTGCCCCGGGACGGGTGGAGCAAATGATAAAAGAAACGCTCGAACACAGGCTGAAAACTGTTAAATACAGCTCGGATAAGTCTAGAATCATTGCCACAGAGCTCACCGCAGATATTAAAAGCAAGGTGAAAGCAATGGGCTTCCCGCGGTATAAAATCGTGTGTAACATTATTATCACAGAAAACAAGCGGCAGGGACTTGAAGTGGCCAGTAGATGTATTTGGAACCAACAGACGGACAACTTTGCTTCCTATACCTACAGAAACGCAAGCTTAATTGCAATAGCTAATGTGCACGGAGTCTACTTTGAATGA
- the LOC128231598 gene encoding dynein light chain Tctex-type protein 2B-like isoform X3 has translation MSNQVIEGLPDPLSWKRLKRQSSRISVSSRRSHTSGEQTSSRSDKNSHPPTKLNYFKFVLATKAWRQQAKDRSIRSEKLSKPVVKYENTYKTEPEDGQLFAPGRVEQMIKETLEHRLKTVKYSSDKSRIIATELTADIKSKVKAMGFPRYKIVCNIIITENKRQGLEVASRCIWNQQTDNFASYTYRNASLIAIANVHGVYFE, from the exons ATGTCTAATCAAGTGATTGAAGGACTTCCGGATCCGTTGTCATGGAAACGGTTAAAAAGACAG AGTTCCCGCATTTCCGTATCGTCCCGTCGGAGCCACACGAGCGGCGAGCAGACGTCCTCTCGATCCGACAAAAACAGCCACCCGCCCACCAAACTCAACTACTTCAAGTTCGTTCTAGCGACCAAAGCATGGCGTCAACAGGCCAAGGACCGGAGTATACGGAGTGAGAAACTATCAAAGCCGGTGGTTAAATACGAAAACACGTATAAAACTGAACCGGAAGATGGACAATTGTTTGCCCCGGGACGGGTGGAGCAAATGATAAAAGAAACGCTCGAACACAGGCTGAAAACTGTTAAATACAGCTCGGATAAGTCTAGAATCATTGCCACAGAGCTCACCGCAGATATTAAAAGCAAGGTGAAAGCAATGGGCTTCCCGCGGTATAAAATCGTGTGTAACATTATTATCACAGAAAACAAGCGGCAGGGACTTGAAGTGGCCAGTAGATGTATTTGGAACCAACAGACGGACAACTTTGCTTCCTATACCTACAGAAACGCAAGCTTAATTGCAATAGCTAATGTGCACGGAGTCTACTTTGAATGA